CCCTGCCCCATCCGGGGCTCAAGCGCCGCTTGCAGTTCGCCCAGTTCGATGCCGGCATCTCGCAGCGCACGGGCCATCAGCCCTTCTGGATGCTCCAGCAGCGCTAGCAGTACGTCTTCCACCAGCACTTGCGCGCCGCCTCGGGCCACGCAGCGTGCGGAGGCGCGCTCCAGGTCATGGCGAGTTTCAGTCGCCAGCACGCGAATCAGTTGCTGCAAGTCCACATTCATCATATTCATCCATCCGTCCCGGGTTTAGTGGTCAGCGTCAGCACGCCATCCGCGCGCGCCTGCCCCATCCATGTGGTCCATCCCAGCCGACACACATTGCGTTGGCCTATGCGTAGTGCCTGCACCTCCCCACGGCGCAGGATCAGGCGCAGGTCGTAGTCCAGAGGATCGCGTACGGCAAAGCGAATCAGCGCGCGGAGCGGCGAGTAGCTCGCGCCGCCGGGTAAAAAATAATGAAAACGCTGCCAGTCGAGGTCCTGGATATGCACCCTGAACTTACCGGCACGGTCGGCCACCTGCCGCCCAAGGACCAGGTCCTGCCCCAGACGGCTGCTGCCACGCGCCAATTGGTTGCATTGCCTGCGGGCAATCACCACCTTGCGCTTGACGCATTGCTCGATCAGCACCTGTGAGTGCTTGAAGTAGTAACGCAGCACCGTTTCGATAAGCGCCGCCGAATGGGCGCGCATACCCAGCAAGCCCAGGTAGGGCAGCAAGCGATTCCAATCCAGTGGTGTCGCGCTGCGAATGGCCCGACCGCCCAGGCCTATCAGGGCGAACATCTGCTCGGAAAACGGGTCGCTGGCCCCCGCTCGAAAACACGCCCGGTAGCGGTACTTGCGCCACAGAGGCAACATCAGCCGATGCAAGCGGTGGTGAAATATGTCGAGAAAGTCCGCGACAGGATTACCGCCCGCGCGCTCGGTCAATGCGTGTTCGGCATAAAATGCCGGCAGTGGCGAGTTCGCCCCCACCAGCCCCAATACGTTAAGGCGCAAGCGTGCCCGCAGTTGCCCGCGTTCGACAAAGAACGTCACTCGGTCAATGTCGTTGCCGGGAAATCCCAGCCCCGGATTGGCCTGGAACTCCAGGTGTTCATAAAGCGCCTCATCGTCAAGGGATGGGTGGGCATCGCGCAAACGCTCAATGACCTGCGAGACCGCCTGGAACAGCGAATACTCGCGAATAGTGCGGGACAGTTCGGTTAAAGCAGGGCTTGCTGG
The Pseudomonas hygromyciniae genome window above contains:
- the tssG gene encoding type VI secretion system baseplate subunit TssG codes for the protein MAVPDGPASPALTELSRTIREYSLFQAVSQVIERLRDAHPSLDDEALYEHLEFQANPGLGFPGNDIDRVTFFVERGQLRARLRLNVLGLVGANSPLPAFYAEHALTERAGGNPVADFLDIFHHRLHRLMLPLWRKYRYRACFRAGASDPFSEQMFALIGLGGRAIRSATPLDWNRLLPYLGLLGMRAHSAALIETVLRYYFKHSQVLIEQCVKRKVVIARRQCNQLARGSSRLGQDLVLGRQVADRAGKFRVHIQDLDWQRFHYFLPGGASYSPLRALIRFAVRDPLDYDLRLILRRGEVQALRIGQRNVCRLGWTTWMGQARADGVLTLTTKPGTDG